Proteins co-encoded in one Seriola aureovittata isolate HTS-2021-v1 ecotype China chromosome 1, ASM2101889v1, whole genome shotgun sequence genomic window:
- the depdc7a gene encoding DEP domain-containing protein 7 isoform X2, which translates to MHRTPGQGMAGKPFRATYIWSSIISNLHTHVEVKRRRHNLKSYHDCFLGAEAVDVVLAHITLNRFFGDEAVPRYKAVRLCQALMDSRVFEPVGIKVFGKEKKRATFEDSSCSLYRFLSPATSSSSSLTNANSHSTSTIESGYDSPSMNRNKNSYSPSRESQEVLGYSTHSPVTTDKTMEDVLGNLNLGSTITPQMINLGLSQERVDEVWHQQAVFRLLQLIELPLLENLLEGKDASRAPLHGTDSDPDLLYTSSYLDREVLKAFSEAQADEWMSGAVDCLEFLPDELVVEVSRGLAACANDVVQCKRLLYEVLAQHYGHTQQAPLLSNHVFDIHSGISELLVNGKQEQALEALQLSLKLQDSRSREELRRLLRFMATAAKPQEVKLHKEIENRMAVKRSFSSAIVYSRRLSKGKVDLMVLFMMDNHCDLFKIPVSLHKMVSDRIVNIVKGKDPDMITGSTYCTRLSAKAYSENAQKTTKEELWSLLRTVHEDPKLCAREKRRLLGQFYKGHPEIFVQYFGNRLSSINMLLQ; encoded by the exons GACAAGGCATGGCTGGGAAGCCTTTCCGGGCCACTTATATCTGGAGCAGCATCATCTCCAATCTCCACACTCATGTGGAGGTCAAGCGCCGGCGCCACAACCTCAAGTCCTACCATGACTGCTTCCTGGGCGCAGAGGCAGTGGATGTGGTGTTGGCACACATCACCCTCAACCGTTTCTTTGGTGATGAGGCAGTGCCTCGCTACAAGGCAGTCCGTCTTTGCCAGGCCCTGATGGACTCGAGGGTGTTTGAGCCCGTGGGCATTAAAGTATTtgggaaggaaaagaagagggCAACGTTTGAGGACAGTAGTTGCAGTTTGTACAGGTTCCTGAGCCCGGCGACCAGCTCCTCATCATCGCTGACCAACGCCAACTCTCACTCCACTAGTACCATCGAGAGTGGCTATGACTCACCGAGCatgaacaggaacaagaacagcTATAGTCCGTCACGTGAAAG TCAAGAGGTGCTGGGCTACTCCACCCACTCCCCTGtaacaacagacaaaacaatggAGGACGTGCTGGGAAACCTCAACCTGGGCTCGACCATCACCCCTCAGATGATCAACCTCGGCCTCTCACAAGAGC GTGTGGATGAGGTGTGGCACCAGCAGGCAGTGTTCAGGCTGTTGCAGCTGATAGAGCTCCCCCTACTGGAGAACTTATTAGAGGGCAAGGACGCATCTCGGGCTCCcctgcatggcacagacagtgACCCAGACCTGTTGTACACATCCAGCTACCTAGACCGAGAGGTCCTCAAGGCCTTCAGCGAAGCCCA GGCTGATGAGTGGATGTCAGGGGCAGTTGACTGTCTGGAGTTTCTGCCTGATGAACTAGTGGTTGAGGTCAGTCGAGGTTTGGCTGCTTGTGCAAACGACGTGGTTCAGTGTAAGAGGCTGCTCTATGAGGTCCTGGCTCAGCATTACGGACACACACAACAGGCACCACTGCTCAGCAACCACGTCTTCGACATTCACTCTGGCATCTCGGAATTACTCG TGAACGGCAAGCAGGAGCAAGCTCTGGAGGCTCTGCAGCTGAGCCTGAAGCTGCAGGACTCTCGCAGCAGGGAGGAGCTACGCAGACTGCTGAGATTCATGGCCACTGCAGCCAAACCACAGGAGGTCAAACTGCACAAAGAG ATTGAGAACAGAATGGCGGTGAAGAGGTCTTTCTCAAGTGCCATCGTCTACAGCAGAAGACTCTCCAAAGGAAAGGTGGACTTGATGGTTCTGTTCATGATGGATAACCACTGTGATCTTTTCAAA ATTCCTGTTTCCTTGCACAAGATGGTCAGTGACAGAATAGTGAACATTGTGAAAGGGAAGGATCCAGATATGATAACAG GGTCGACATACTGCACAAGACTGAGTGCTAAGGCCTATTCAGAAAATGCACAGAAAACCACCAAAGAAGAACTTTGGTCCTTACTCCGGACAGTCCACGAGGACCCGAAACTCTGCGCCAGAGAAAAGAGACGGCTGCTGGGACAGTTTTATAAAGGCCATCCAGAGATTTTTGTTCAGTACTTTGGAAATAGATTGTCCAGTATCAACATGTTGCTACAGTAA
- the depdc7a gene encoding DEP domain-containing protein 7 isoform X1 codes for MHRTPGLLFHPLILSCPPPSGQGMAGKPFRATYIWSSIISNLHTHVEVKRRRHNLKSYHDCFLGAEAVDVVLAHITLNRFFGDEAVPRYKAVRLCQALMDSRVFEPVGIKVFGKEKKRATFEDSSCSLYRFLSPATSSSSSLTNANSHSTSTIESGYDSPSMNRNKNSYSPSRESQEVLGYSTHSPVTTDKTMEDVLGNLNLGSTITPQMINLGLSQERVDEVWHQQAVFRLLQLIELPLLENLLEGKDASRAPLHGTDSDPDLLYTSSYLDREVLKAFSEAQADEWMSGAVDCLEFLPDELVVEVSRGLAACANDVVQCKRLLYEVLAQHYGHTQQAPLLSNHVFDIHSGISELLVNGKQEQALEALQLSLKLQDSRSREELRRLLRFMATAAKPQEVKLHKEIENRMAVKRSFSSAIVYSRRLSKGKVDLMVLFMMDNHCDLFKIPVSLHKMVSDRIVNIVKGKDPDMITGSTYCTRLSAKAYSENAQKTTKEELWSLLRTVHEDPKLCAREKRRLLGQFYKGHPEIFVQYFGNRLSSINMLLQ; via the exons GCCTCCTTTTCCATCCACTGAttctctcctgtcctcctccatcAGGACAAGGCATGGCTGGGAAGCCTTTCCGGGCCACTTATATCTGGAGCAGCATCATCTCCAATCTCCACACTCATGTGGAGGTCAAGCGCCGGCGCCACAACCTCAAGTCCTACCATGACTGCTTCCTGGGCGCAGAGGCAGTGGATGTGGTGTTGGCACACATCACCCTCAACCGTTTCTTTGGTGATGAGGCAGTGCCTCGCTACAAGGCAGTCCGTCTTTGCCAGGCCCTGATGGACTCGAGGGTGTTTGAGCCCGTGGGCATTAAAGTATTtgggaaggaaaagaagagggCAACGTTTGAGGACAGTAGTTGCAGTTTGTACAGGTTCCTGAGCCCGGCGACCAGCTCCTCATCATCGCTGACCAACGCCAACTCTCACTCCACTAGTACCATCGAGAGTGGCTATGACTCACCGAGCatgaacaggaacaagaacagcTATAGTCCGTCACGTGAAAG TCAAGAGGTGCTGGGCTACTCCACCCACTCCCCTGtaacaacagacaaaacaatggAGGACGTGCTGGGAAACCTCAACCTGGGCTCGACCATCACCCCTCAGATGATCAACCTCGGCCTCTCACAAGAGC GTGTGGATGAGGTGTGGCACCAGCAGGCAGTGTTCAGGCTGTTGCAGCTGATAGAGCTCCCCCTACTGGAGAACTTATTAGAGGGCAAGGACGCATCTCGGGCTCCcctgcatggcacagacagtgACCCAGACCTGTTGTACACATCCAGCTACCTAGACCGAGAGGTCCTCAAGGCCTTCAGCGAAGCCCA GGCTGATGAGTGGATGTCAGGGGCAGTTGACTGTCTGGAGTTTCTGCCTGATGAACTAGTGGTTGAGGTCAGTCGAGGTTTGGCTGCTTGTGCAAACGACGTGGTTCAGTGTAAGAGGCTGCTCTATGAGGTCCTGGCTCAGCATTACGGACACACACAACAGGCACCACTGCTCAGCAACCACGTCTTCGACATTCACTCTGGCATCTCGGAATTACTCG TGAACGGCAAGCAGGAGCAAGCTCTGGAGGCTCTGCAGCTGAGCCTGAAGCTGCAGGACTCTCGCAGCAGGGAGGAGCTACGCAGACTGCTGAGATTCATGGCCACTGCAGCCAAACCACAGGAGGTCAAACTGCACAAAGAG ATTGAGAACAGAATGGCGGTGAAGAGGTCTTTCTCAAGTGCCATCGTCTACAGCAGAAGACTCTCCAAAGGAAAGGTGGACTTGATGGTTCTGTTCATGATGGATAACCACTGTGATCTTTTCAAA ATTCCTGTTTCCTTGCACAAGATGGTCAGTGACAGAATAGTGAACATTGTGAAAGGGAAGGATCCAGATATGATAACAG GGTCGACATACTGCACAAGACTGAGTGCTAAGGCCTATTCAGAAAATGCACAGAAAACCACCAAAGAAGAACTTTGGTCCTTACTCCGGACAGTCCACGAGGACCCGAAACTCTGCGCCAGAGAAAAGAGACGGCTGCTGGGACAGTTTTATAAAGGCCATCCAGAGATTTTTGTTCAGTACTTTGGAAATAGATTGTCCAGTATCAACATGTTGCTACAGTAA